Part of the bacterium HR11 genome is shown below.
GGACCCTGACCTTCGAGTGGGACCTGTCGGGCTATCGGGACGAGCCCATCCCCGTCGAGCGTCACTTCGTCCTCGTCTCCGAGGAGGAAATCCGCCAGCAGGAGCGGGCCCAGCAGGCCCAGAAAGACGCCGACGCGGCCGTCCAGGCCTTCAACCAGGGGGACTGTCCGACGGCGGTCGCCAAGGCCCGGGCCGTCCTGGAATTCGATCCCCAGTACCACGTCAGCTACCTGATCCTGGCCCGTTGCGCCGTCCGGGAGAAGAATTGGGACGAGGCCATCGCCCACTACCAGAAGGCCCTCTCCATCAAGGCCGACATCCCCGAGGCCCACTTCGACCTGGCGATCCTCTATGTCGAAAAGCAGGACTGGGCCAAGGCGCTGGCCGAGTTCCAGAAGGCCGTCGAGCTGAAGCCGGACTTCGTCGAGGCCCTCGACCAGATGGCCCGCATCTACTACAACCAGAAGCAGTGGGACAAGTGCATCGAGGCCGTCGACCGGATCCTGGCCCAGAAGAACGACTACGTGTGGGCCTACCGCCTCGGCGGTTACGCTTGGGCCCAGAAGGGCGACCTGGCCAAGGCGGCCGAATACTTTAAAAAATATTTGGAACTGAATCCCAATGCCGAGGACCGAAAGGCCGCCGAGGACGTCATCCGCGCCGGGACGGCCAAGAAGCCGGGCGGTGGCGCCCCCAAAAAGCCGGGCCTATATTGAAGCGAGTGGCGAAGGGCGAGTAGCGAATGGCGAGTGGCGAATGGCGAATAGCGAGTGGCGAGTGGCGAGTGGCGAAGGGCGAGTGGCGAGCGGCGAATGAGGCCCTATCCACCCTACCGGCCTATTATCTGCCGGACTGCCCAAATTACCGAATAGCCTTACTGCCTTCCCATCTATGCGGTACCCCATCGTCGAAAGCCTGAAGCAACAACGGGACCGGGAGCGCTTCTTGATTCCGCTGAAACGGCACGCCCCCTGGCGGGTCGCCCTGGCCCATCCCAACACGTACCACGTCGGGATGTCCAACCTGGGCCTCCAGGCGGCCTACCGGGTGTGGAACGAAGAGCCGGACTTCTTATGCGAGCGGTTCTTTCTCCCGACGGCCGCTCAGCAGGTGGCCTATGTCCAGAGCCGGACGCCTCTCCTGACCGTCGAGTCCCAGCGGCCCGTCGATGAGTTCGACGTCGTCGCCTTCTCGATTTCCTTCGAACTGGACTACGTCTGGCTCGTCCGCATGCTCCGGATGGCCCACCTGCCGGTGTATTGGGCAGAGCGGGTCGAGGGCCACCCCCTCGTCGTCGTCGGAGGCCCCTGTGCGTGGATGAACCCCCTGCCGATGGCGCCCTACGTGGACGTCTTCGCCCTCGGGGATGCCGAGCTCCTGATCCCCGTCCTCGACGAAGCCTTGCGAAACTATCGGGCCCGGGCCGACCGACTGGCCTTCCTGGCGAGTCAGCCCGGCTTTTATGTCCCGGCCGTCCA
Proteins encoded:
- the lapB_3 gene encoding Lipopolysaccharide assembly protein B is translated as MHRRIGIFRCVGLILAAGLVAGSGLAFAQPANDYHLFGTVKDTKGNPIPDARIVLREKGGWKEHVITTDKNGKYDRWFIPHGVYEARIEKPGYRTLTFEWDLSGYRDEPIPVERHFVLVSEEEIRQQERAQQAQKDADAAVQAFNQGDCPTAVAKARAVLEFDPQYHVSYLILARCAVREKNWDEAIAHYQKALSIKADIPEAHFDLAILYVEKQDWAKALAEFQKAVELKPDFVEALDQMARIYYNQKQWDKCIEAVDRILAQKNDYVWAYRLGGYAWAQKGDLAKAAEYFKKYLELNPNAEDRKAAEDVIRAGTAKKPGGGAPKKPGLY